CACCAGGGCCAGCAGGCCGAGTGCTGCGGCGGCCCGGATGGCGATCTGGCGAAGGGGCGGGACGTAACTCTCGGGGAGGCGCACTTCACCGAACAGGTGCGGCGCCGCGCGGTTGGGACGCTGCGGAAGTGACATGGCGGCAATGACAGTAGCGCCAGGCGAGTTCGGTCAGTCCGCCGAGCCGGTCTCCGTCCACCGCTGCGCGAGCTCGCGGGCCAGGTCGACACAGGCCGCGAGGTCGGCCGGCGAGCCGCCCCGCGCAGCGGCGGCGTACCCCACCAGGAACGTCGTCAGCGGCGCGGCCGGCCGGTCGACGTTGTGCGCGGCGTCGCGGGCCAGGTCGAGGACGGTGTTGATCAGGTCGGCGTCGACCACCGGGTGCACGCCGGTCTCAGCGTCTTCGGCTGCGTCGGCGGGCTTGGCGGCGTCGGCGGAGTCGGCGGCCAGCGCGGTGGTGAGCTGGTGGGCCCAGTCGAGGAGCATGGGTGGCCTTTCGGTGCTTTCGGGGGGAGTACGGGCGAGCCGGTCGGCGGCGGCGAGGTCGTCCGGGTTGTCGCAGTCGCGGGCCGCGCGAGGTGAGCGGATTTCCGCGCACCTCAGGAGGGTGGTGAGCCGGCGGGCGGGCTGGTTCCGCGGGTCGCCGGTCTCGGCCAGCACCCGGTCGACGGCGGTACGCCGGTAGGCCGCGGCCAGCGGCTGCGTATGCCCGGTCCCGTCGGTCAACGTGACCGCCTCCACGTCCGGGGCCCCGGTCGTCGGCCCGGTCGTCGGCCCGGTCGTCGGCCCGGTCTGCAGGCCGGCCACGAGTTGGGCCACCACGTCCGCGTCAAGCAGGGGCATGTCGGCGGCCAG
This Actinopolymorpha cephalotaxi DNA region includes the following protein-coding sequences:
- a CDS encoding NTP transferase domain-containing protein, producing the protein MTTSAAGDRTDGRAADGPAAHGAAYDVIVLAGGGARRFGGTDKVLLPVGGRTMLDRVLAACVGAASVTVVGPRRPVDPSLPVRPRWTREDPPGSGPLAAVAAGLGEGAAPVVVVLAADMPLLDADVVAQLVAGLQTGPTTGPTTGPTTGAPDVEAVTLTDGTGHTQPLAAAYRRTAVDRVLAETGDPRNQPARRLTTLLRCAEIRSPRAARDCDNPDDLAAADRLARTPPESTERPPMLLDWAHQLTTALAADSADAAKPADAAEDAETGVHPVVDADLINTVLDLARDAAHNVDRPAAPLTTFLVGYAAAARGGSPADLAACVDLARELAQRWTETGSAD